ACCCGATGCCAACAAAATGCCCTGTCTGATCTCACTTGCACTTCGGCGATCCCATCGGCACGTTCGGCCACGGCCAGTTCTTCCAGCTGCCGTCCTCGCCGATACAGGCCGACCCGCCATTGGCCGGAGCCGGGCTGTCGGTCGGAGCAGGGGGGCTCGTCGGCGCCGGCGAACCCGTCGTCCCATTGGCTATATTGGGCGCCGGCGCGAGGCGCTGGTCGACGTAGATCGTCGAGACATAGCCGGCGACGATGACGCCCAGAAAGACCGAAGACCCCATGGCCAGATCGCTCAGCCGCATCGATCCTCTCCATCAGCTCGCTGGTTGCCACGACTAGCAAACCACGTCGGGCTTCTCCGTGACATCTGTCACGGCCGCCATGCCATCTTCAGCACCGGCCGTCCCGACGTCGGGTTCACGTCGGAGCCCTCATGGGCAAAGCCGTTGCGCTCGTAGAAGCGGATGGCGCGGCTGTTATCCTTGTTGACAAGCAGCGTGACGCCTGATGGCGACAGGCGTTTCGCTTCGCCGACCAGCAGGCTTGCCGCGTCCGAGCCCCAATGGCTGGGATCGACCACGAGCTGGTCGAGATAGCCGTCACCGTCGATGGTGACGAAACCGGTCACGGCGCCATCCTGTTCGGCCACCACGATCGCGGCCTTCGGCACCAGCTCTTTCCGCCAGCGCTCGCGCCACCAGTCCACCCGCGCAGCAAAATCGATCTGCGGATAGGCCTGCTGCCAGGTACGATGCCAGAGGTCGATCGCTGCCGCTTCGTCAGCGTCTGCGTAGGGGCGGAGGTGGGGCGCGCTCACTACCGCTCCGTCAGCTTCAGCTCGATGCGGCGGTTGCGCTTGTAGGCGTCTTCGGTGTTGGCGGTGTCGAGCGGCTGGAATTCGCCGAAGCCGGCGGCGACCAGGCGCTGGGCTGGTACGCCGAGCGAGATCAGATATTGCACCACTGAGATCGCGCGCGCTGCGGACAGGTCCCAGTTCGACTTGAAGTTCGGACCATTCACCGGCCGCACGTCAGTGTGGCCATCGACGCGCAGCACCCAGGCGATCTCGGCCGGGATCTTCTTGTCGAGTTCGATCAGCGCGGCCGCGACCGTATCGAGCTCGGCGCGGCCCTCGGGCAGCAGCGTTGCCTGTCCGGTGTCGAAGAACACTTCGGACTGGAACACGAAGCGGTCGCCGACCACGCGGATGTCAGGACGGTTGCCGAGAATGGCGCGTAAGCGCCCGAAGAACTCGGAGCGGTAGCGCGACAATTCCTGCACGCGCTGCGCCAAGGCAACATTCAAGCGAGAACCCAGATCGGCGATGCGGCTCTGCGATTCCTTGTCGCGCTTCTCGCTCGCGTCGAGCGCCTCCTCGAGCGCCGCCAATTGCCGGCGCAGCGCGCTGATCTGCTGGTTCAGCACCTCGATCTGCGCCAGCGCCCGCGCTGAGACCGCCTTCTCGGAGTCGAGCGCCTTGCCGAGCTCGGAAGTCTTGCCCTGCGCGTCGTTGCCGGCGGCGGCTAAGCCCTCATAGAGGCCCTTGATGCGGTCGCGCTCGCTCTCGGCCGAGGCGAGCCCGGCCTTGAGCTGCGAGACCTGGTCGTCGAGGGTCAGCTTGCCGAGCTTCTCCAGCGACAGCAGCTCGTTAAGCTGCGCGATCTTGGCGTTGAGCTGCTCGAGCGCCTTGTCCTTGCCGGTCACCTCCTGCGACAGGAAGAACTGCACGACCAGGAACACCGAGAGCAGGAACACGATCGACAGTACCAGCGTCGACAGCGCGTCGACGAATCCGGGCCAGTAGTTGAAGGCGCCTTCACTGCGGCGGCCGCGGGCTAGAGCCATGCTCGCCTCTCACACGTTAGATTGCTCAACTCTTCTCGGGCTGGCGCGCGATGCGCTCCAGCAGGCGGCGGATCTCGCGGTTCTGCTCACCCTGGCCGTCGGCCCATTCGCGGATCATCTGCTGCTCGGTCCGCATGTGCGAGACCAGCGCCTGGATCGCTTCCGCAAGGCTCGCCATCGCTGCGGTGGTGCCGCGGCTGGCGCTGCCTTCATCGAGCGCGGAGCGCAGCCGCTCGACGGCGGCCTGGAGCTCGCCGCTGGCAACCCCACCGCCACCGCTCGCGACCGCGGCGACCTCGCCGGTGCCATATTCGCGCACGGTGGTGGCGAGCCAGTCTTCGAGATCGGTGTAGAAGCGGTTCTGGGCCTGGCTCGATTGCAGATCGAGGAAGCCAAGGATCAGTGAGCCGGCGAGGCCGAACAGCGAGCTGGAGAACGAGATGCCCATGCCGCCGAGCGGGGCGGCCAGGCCCTCCTTCAGCGTGTCGAACAGCGCGCCGGCATCGCCGCCGACCTTGAGCCCGTCGATCACCTTGCCGACCGAGCCGACCGTCTCGATCAGGCCCCAGAAGGTGCCGAGCAGGCCGAGGAAGACGAGCAGGCCGGTCATGTAGCGGGAGATGTCGCGGGCCTCGTCCAGGCGGGTCGCGATCGAATCGAGCAGATGCCGCATCGTGGTCTGGGTGATCGACATCCGCCCGGTGCGCTCGCCGCCCAGGATCATCGCCATCGGTGCGAGGAGCTTCGGGTGCCGGGCCGGCGCCAGGCCGGGATCGGCGATGCGGAAATTGTTGACCCAGGAGACCTCAGGATAGAGCCGGATCACCTGCCGGAAGGCCAGCACGATGCCGATGAACAGCACGGCCCCGATCAGGGCGTTCAGCCCGGGATTGGCGAAGAAGGCCTGGATGATCTGCTTGTAGAGCACCACGCCCACCAGCGTGCACAGCACCAGGAAAACCAGCATCCGCACCAGGAAGACGCTGGGCGAGGATAGTTTTGTGTATTCGATGTCGAGGGTGGAGCGGGGCGAGGCGCCAGACGGCATGGCCGGTATCATCCGTTACTTGCTTGCCTCCGCACTATGGCACAGCGCTCGCCTAAAAAAAGCGCCGGATGTGCGGATTTCGGGAGGAGTCGGAACCCAAAGCTGAAACCGGGCTTTGGTACAGACGTATTTTGCAAAACTTCGGCAGTCCACAGGCTTAGCTCGGATTTTTTGCATGGCGACGTATCTTGCCGGACTGGCGGCCATCGAGCGCTACCGGGCCTATCAATCCCGAATCAGCATGTTCTTTCCCCTGCCACCCAGAGAGGGAATGGCCGCATGAGCGTCGTGTCGACGATCATCGGGACTGCCGAACGCGTGCCGCGCGCGGCCGATGCGCTGGGCCTCACGACCTCTGCCGTCAGTCGTGCAATTTCGCGGCTGGAAGCGCGCGTTGGGGTCAGGCTGCTTGAACACGAAGCGCTCACTGTCTTTGACAGACGAGGGACGGCGCTTTTATGAGCGCGTCAGTCCACACCTTTCCGGCATCGAGGAAGCGGCAACCGAAGCTTCGGGCTCGGCCGGCATCGTGCGTGGGCTGTTGAGGGTGAACGTCGATCCGTTTTTCTCGCGGATCGTCCTGTCATCCCACATCAGAGCCTTCTTGACGCAACATCCGGAGGTGTCGCTGGGAGAGTGGAGCGTTGATCAACCTGTTTCCCGAGTGGCCCGGCGAGGTGTTCCCGCTCTATGCCCTGTTTCCCTCGCGGCATCATCAGCCTGCGAAAGTACGTAGCTTCATCGCGTTCTGCCTTGGCGTGATCGAGAAGGAGAATGCATGAAGGCCAAGGCGTAGGAGCAGATCGGGGATACGTGGGCGTTAAACTGTCGCATCGCGACGTGATGGAACCGGACTCACAATCCGGTGAATCGCGAAAATGAGCCAAAACTCAGCGCGATAGCTCATGTGACATTGAGCCGCCCGCGTGACGCGTTGCGTTGCAGCACGTCCAATCTATCTTGGTCGCAGCACTCGCGCAGACTTGCCCGGAACGGGCGTCGCGAGACGCGTGATCAGTTTCAACAATTTTGGGGCACCCCACTTCATGTCAGGACTTCGAGCGCGATCGGCATGCGTTGCAATGATGCTCGCGGCCTTTGCGCCGCTGCTCGGCGCGTGCGACGAATCCTCTTCCGCCGTCTCCGCTACCCAACCCTTCGAACCCGATGTCAGCGTCGTCACCGTCAAGCCCCAAGCCCGCGCCATTGTGCGCGAGCTGCCGGGCCGGATCTCGCCGACGCGCGTCGCCGAGGTGCGTCCGCGCGTGTCAGGCATCGTGGTCGAGCGCCTGTTCCGCCAGGGCAGCGAGGTGAAGGCCGGCGATCCGCTCTATCGCATCGATCCGCGTCCGTTCGAGGTCGAGGTGATGGCCAATGAGGCCGCGCTGGCCAAGGCTGATGCTGCCCTGATGCAGGCGCAGCAGCAGGCACGCCGCATCGCGACCCTGACCAGCCAGCGCGCCGCGCCCGAAGCCGAGAACGAAAAGACCATCGCCGCCGAGCTTCAGGCCAAGGCCGAAGTCGAGGGCCGCAAGGCCGAGCTTGCGCGGGCAAAGCTCAACCTCGATTACGCCACCGTGCGCGCGCCGATCGATGGCGTCGTCGGTGCAGCGCTGGTCAGTGAAGGCGCGCTCGTCATGCAGAACGAGACCAATCTCGCCACCGTGCAGCAGCTCGATCCGATCTATGCCGACTTCACCCAGTCGGTGACCGAGCTCAATCAGCTCCGCCGTGCCTTCGAAAGCGGCGATCTCGATCGCATCGAGGCCGACGCCGTCAAGGTGCGCCTCGTGCTCGACGACAACACCCTCTATGGACTCGACGGCAAGCTGCTGTTCTCCGATGCCAAGGTCGACGCCCATACCGGGCAAGTGACGCTGCGCGGCGAGTTCCGCAATCCCAAGCGCGAGCTGCTGCCGGGCATGTATGTCCGCGTCCGCCTCGATCAGGGTCTCGACTCCGACGCGATCGCGGTGCCGCAGCAGGCGGTCCAGCGCAATGGCGGCGGCGGCAGCGAGGTGTTCGTCGTCAAGGACGACAACCGCATCGCGGTGCAGGCGGTGCGTACGGGCTCGGTGCAGGACGGCATCTGGTTCGTCACCGACGGCCTCAAGGCCGGCGACAAGGTCGTGGTCGAAGGTTTTCAGAAATTCGCCGCCGGCGACAAGGTCAAGCCGCAATCCTGGTCCGAGGCCGAGGCGAGCGCGGACAACCGGCACGCCCTCAAGGTCACGCGGTAGCGCGCCATGGCCAGCTTCTTCATCGACAGGCCGATCTTCGCCTGGGTCGTCGCGCTGTTCATCTGTCTGATCGGCGCGATCTCGGTCCCGCTGTTGCCGATCGCGCAATATCCGATCATCGCGCCGCCCTCGATCTCGATTTCGACGAGTTACCCGGGCGCGTCGCCCGAAAACCTCTACAACAGCGTTACGCGCCTGATCGAGGAGGAGCTCAACGGTGCCTCCGGCATCCTCAATTTCGAATCGACCAGCGACTCGCTTGGCCAGGTCGAGATCATCGCCAATTTCCAGCCGGGCACAGACACCAGCGCGGCCTCGGTCGAGGTGCAGAACCGCATCAAGCGCGTCGAGGCGCGCCTGCCGCGCGCGGTGATCCAGCAGGGTATCTTGATCGAGGAAGCCTCCAGCGCAGTGCTTCAGATCATCACGCTGAACTCGACCGACGGCAGCCTCGACGAGGTCGGGCTGGGCGACTTCATGATCCGCAACGTGCTCGGCGAGATCCGCCGCATTCCGGGCGTCGGCCGCGCCACCCTCTATTCGACCGAGCGCAGTCTTCGCGTGTGGGTCGATCCGGCAAAGCTCGTCGGCTATGGGCTGACGGCCGACGACGTCAACAAGGCGATCGCCGCGCAGAATGCGCAGGTTGCCTCGGGCAGCATCGGCGCCGAGCCGTCGACCTCGAGCCAGCGCACCTCCGCGCTGGTGCTGGTCAAGGGCCAGTTGTCCTCTCCGGACGAATTCGGCGCCATCATCTTGCGCGCCAATGCCGACGGTTCGACTGTGCGGCTGCGCGACGTCGCGCGGGTTGAGGTCGGCGGTCTCAGCTACCAGTTCAACACACGCCTGAACGGCAAGCCGACTGCCGGTCTCTCCGTGCTGATGTCGCCGACCGGCAATGCGCTGGCGACCGCGAGCGCGGTCGAGGAGAAGATGAAGGAGCTGTCGCGCTTCTTCCCGGCCAACATCTCCTACGAAATTCCCTACAACATCACGCCGGTGGTCGAGGCCTCGATCAAGAAGGTGCTGACGACGCTGGTCGAAGCCGTGGTGCTGGTGTTTGTGGTGATGTTCCTGTTTCTCCAGAACATCCGCTACACCATCATTCCGACCATCGTGGTGCCGGTGGCGCTCTTGGGCGCCTGTACCACGCTGCTGCTCGCCGGCTACTCCATCAACATGCTCTCGATGTTCGGCATGGTGCTCGCGGTCGGCATCCTCGTCGACGACGCCATCGTCGTGGTCGAGAACGTCGAGCGCATCATGAGCGAGGAGGGGCTGCCGCCGAAGGAAGCGACGCGGAAAGCGATGTCCCAGATATCAGGCGCCATCATCGGCATTACGCTGGTGCTGATGGCGGTGTTCGTGCCGATGGCGTTCTTCCCGGGCTCGGTCGGCATCATCTACCGCCAGTTCTCGGTGACCATGGTCGCAGCGATCGGCTTCTCCGCGTTCCTGGCGCTCTCGCTGACGCCGGCACTGTGCGCGACGATTCTGAAGCCGGTAGCGGCTGGTCACGGCCACGCGAAGAGGGGTGTGTTCGGCTGGTTCAACCGGATGCTCGAAGGCGGTAAGGAGGGCTATTCCCGCACCGTCGGCTTTTCGCTGAAGCGCACCGGCCGCCTGATGTTGGTCTACGTCGCGCTGCTCGCCGGCCTGTCCTGGGCCTTCGTCAGCCTGCCCGGCGGCTTCCTGCCGGTCGACGACCAGGGTTTTGTCACCACCGACGTGCAGACGCCGTCGGATTCGTCCTATCCTCGCACCGAGGCCGTGATCGAGAAGGTCGAGAAATATCTCGCCGAACGCCCCGGCGTGAAGGATGTCACCTTCCTCACCGGCTTCAGCTTCTCCGGACAGGGCATGAACACCGCGCAGGCCTTCATCACCCTGAAGGGCTGGTCGGAGCGCGGCCCGAAGGACTCGGCCGCCGCGATCGTCAACGACATCAACCGCGATCTGTCGTCGTCGATCCGCGACGCAAAAATCTCCGCGCTGCAACCGCCGCCGATCGACAATCTCGGCAACTCCTCGGGTTTCTCGTTCCGCCTCCAGGATCGCGGCCAGAAGGGCTATCCGGCCCTGATGCGCGCCGCCGATCAGCTGATCGCGCAGGCCAATGCGAGCCCGGTGCTCCAGAAGGTCTATATCGAAGGCTTGCCCGAGGCGGGCGTGGTCAATCTCATTATCGACCGCGAGAAGGCCGGCGCTTTCGGCGTCACCTTCGAGGACATCAACAACACGATCTCGACCGATCTCGGCTCGAACTACATCAACGACTTCCCGAACCGCGGCCGCATGCAGCGCGTCGTGGTGCAGGCCGATGCCCGCGACCGCATGCGGACCGAGGACATCCTCAACTACAACGTCAAGAACAGCCGCGGCCAGCTGGTGCCGTTCTCGTCCTTCGCCACGATCGAATGGGCGCGCGGCCCGACGCAGATCGCCGGCTTCAACTATTATCCGGCGGTGCGTATCTCCGGCGAAGCCAAACCGGGCTTTACCTCAGGCGATGCCATCGCCGAGATGGAGCGGCTCGCCGGCAAATTGCCGCGCGGCTTCGGCTATGAATGGACCGGACAGTCGCTCCAGGAAAAGCTGTCGGGCTCGCAGGCGCCGTTCCTGCTGGCGCTGTCGGTGTTCGTGGTGTTCCTGTGTCTCGCCGCGCTCTACGAGAGCTGGACCATTCCGCTCGCGGTGCTGCTCACCGTGCCGCTCGGCATCGTCGGCGCCGTGATCGCGGCAATGCTGCGCGGCCTGCCGAACGACGTCTATTTCACGGTCGGCCTGATCACCATCATCGGTCTCGCCGCAAAGGACGCGATCCTGATCATCGAATTCGCCAAGGATCTGCGGAAGGAAGGCAAGCCGCTGGTGGAGGCCACCATCGAGGCCTGCCGCCTGCGCTTCCGCCCGATCCTGATGACCGGTCTTGCCTTCATCTGCGGCGTGCTGCCGATGGCCATCGCTCACGGCGCCGGCGGCGCCAGCCAGCAATCGCTCGGCAGCGTCGTCATGGGCGGCATGATCGCGGTGGTGATCCTGGCGCTGCTGATGGTGCCGGTGTTCTTCGTCTCCGTGCAGCGCGTGTTGGCGGGGGACCGGGAGAAGGCAAAGGAGAAGAAGGCCGAGATGTATGGGCCGCCCGCACCGGCAAGGGCCGGTCACTGAACGCGGAATCGGCCGGCTTGCTTTCTCGGCGACGTCAATCCAGACTGCATCTCTGGATTGAATGAGCATGTATTCGCGCCGCAGCGCGAATGCACAGCCAACCCGCCGATTGAGAGCATGTGATGCGTCTGACCGACGTTGCGATCTCCAACTATCGCTCCATTCGGCAGCTCTCGATACCCATCCACCCCTTGTCAGTGTTCGTGGGTGAGAACGGTGTCGGCAAATCCAATCTCTACAAGTCGTTGTCGCTGTTGCGCGACGCGGCGACAGGTCGAATCACGCGCACGATCGCCGAGGATGGCGGATTGAAGTCCGTCTGCTGGTCTGGCCCTCGCAAGCGAGGCGAAGATGGGCGACTGCGTTTGTCGGCCAGGTTTGATCGTCTCAGATACTCCATTGAGCTCGGATTTCCCGGCCCGCTTGAGGCGGCGTTTTCCGGCGAGCCGATGATCAAGACCGAAAGCATCGAGGCGACACAGGGCAAACGAGCGGTTCAACTCATGGAGCGGAAAAATTCGCTCGTCAGTGTTCGCGGCGAGAGCGGTGCATGGAGCAGCCACAAGGATGCGGTGCTGCCGTCCGAGACAGCGCTTGCAGGTTTTTCCGATGGCAAGCAATGTCCCGAAATCGATTTGATCAGAAACGCAATGCTGGGCTGGCGATTCTATCACGACTTTCGCACCGATCCGGCGTCACCGATACGAAAGCCCTGTCTGGCGATCACGACGCCCTCGCTCAGTGCCGATGGAAGCGATTTGGCTGCGGCCCTGGCGACACTCTATACCATTCGGGAAGACGCCAGCGACATCCAGGAAGCAATCCAAGATGCGTTCCCCGGCGCTGAGCTCCGCGCGTGGGAAGAAAGCGGTTTGTGTGAATTTGATCTGCAACTGGCGGACATGCCGCGGCCGTTTAGGGCTCACGAACTGTCCGACGGGACGCTGAAATACATCTGCCTGCTCGCGGTGTTCATGGGCTATCGGCTGCCGCCGTTCATCGCGCTGAACGAACCCGAGACCAGCCTGCATCCGTCGCTGCTGGCACCATTGGCCCGGCTGATCGCCAAGGCATCACGCCGTGCCGACATCTGGATTGTCACCCATTCGGAACACCTGATGGACGCATTGCGAAGCGAGAGTTCGGTCCCGCTTCGCCGGGTGATCAAGCCGAAAGGCGCCACGACAATCGAGGGCCTGACCATTGGCGGTGAATATCGGGACGAGGAATCCGACGAAGACGACTCTTAGTCGTTGCAGGCCGAGCCGTCGTGCGAGGCCGTGTACTTACAAGGCCGGCGGCGTCATGTACGTCCGCTCTGCTCCTATAGCGGCCAAGTTCGTGCGGCATTGCAGTAGGGCCATGAGCCGACATCGCTCCAATCAAGCAGCGATACTTGTCAGACTTCTTAGCGGCCGTAGGGGAAGCAGCGGTGGCGATCGAGTGTGAGACCGAAATGCGCTCCCAGCGCAGCGATGGCCGCATCCTGCTCAGCATAAGGATCGGCATTGGATGCGGCAACGATGATGATCCGGAACCCGCCGCGATCCTTGCCACCCGGTGGCAGCATCGCTGTAGCCAGTGCATTGCCCTCCCTGTCGCGCAACGTGAGGAAAAGCGGCATCTCTCGCTTTACATGGGCCTCGAGGCCGATGTCGCGCTCGATCGCATTGGGCCGCTCCGGATGCCAGGACTGGACTGCCTTCTCCCGCTCGAGGCGGAAATATTTCTCGACTGTGTGGCTCATCAGGCGCGACTCATGCGCCGCTTCACCTTCCGTCTCGATACGGAACCAGGTCTTACCCTTCGGCGCGTCGCAAACATACTGCATTTCGCCCGTCCTGCGATCGCCGCAATTCTAGGGCGGCCGGCCTGCAAAGCCAATATGAGATTCGCTCCCGTGTATAACGCTGCACCGATCGTATAGTCGGAAGTTCGGCTGCAACACCGCGCGACCATTGCCTGAGAGGCGATGGTAGAGCTCCGATCTGATGAAGCTTCGCAAAGCGGTCGGTACCCCCAGCCTAGTAAATCTGTTCACTGCAACGTCCGCTGTGGGTCACGAGCTCTGCAATTGACGGCCACACTTCGACTTCCGCAATGCCCCGTTGACGGCCGACATCGTACGGCGGCGCAATATGACGCGAAGGTCCAACTCCGGACATTCCTAAGGAGCTGTAGTCGCCGCCTCCGGTCGGTATAGCAATCGTGTCTTCGGGCGACGCCACCTGTTTCCCAGGTGCGTCAGGTCGCGTAGAATGTGGTTGCCCTTGAAGCGGGACGTGCCGAAATCCCCGTCGGGGCGAACAAGCAGCGCTGGTGCCATCGGCAGGCACGCCCTCTTAAGAGATCGATCCTTTTTTCGGTTTCGCACCACCATTCAGCACGAATGTTGCGCGCCGCTTTTGCGGCGGCACGTTGCGTAACGCCGGGAGAAAAGCGATGAACAAGATTGATCGAAGATTAGCACTGGGAATCGGGTTTGCAGCGGCTTCGGCTGCCATGATGAAGCCAGCCGCCGCTCAAAGCGCGGGCTACAAGGACACCACGCCGTGGCCAGGTGTCGTGGTGCGTGCTTATGATGCAGAGACACCATCTCTCATCCCCGGTTTTAAGACCGTCTCGATGCGCGATGTCATTATGCAACCGGGATCGAAGACTATGGGCCCCCCGATGATGAATGCCATGATCTGTCATATTCCCGAAGGGGAGCTTCGGATCGAGCAGGATGGAAAGACCTTTACGGCCAAGAAGAACTTTGTCTGGACCTGCAACAAGGACACAAAAGAGCAAGCGCACAACGATGGGAACGCGGTCGCAATCATGCGGATCACGGACCTAAAGGCTTAAGGGCTCGTTACTTCGCAAGAGACTGACTGCAGGTGCGGATGACGTTCCTTGGAGGAGCGTCATCCGCGGAATGTGGGGTCGCCAACGGTTTGCCGAGGAGCGCACCGGCGGCCCTGAAATGACGCCAATTCTTCTTCGGGCCAATTCCGGACTCATGCACCGCAGCAAGAAAGTTCTATTCAATCACATTGCCGGCGCGGGCAACCAGCGTGGGGGCACCGGCAGGCCCAGCGACTTTGCAGCCGCCCGGTTTCCGCCCCCTGAGGATGCGATTGGCGCATCCAGCCGTGAGCTGGTGCGGGGGCCGACCAAGCCGACCTAGTGACCGACCTCAAGGCTGGTCGATGATGTCAGACCAGTAGGAGATCAGGCCGCCAGCGCCAACGAAACAATAAATGTAAAGCTCGGTCAGGCTATCTCGGACCGCAGACGCGACGATAACGTCGCAATGGCTAGGCTGGCGACGTCGCTATAGTTGCTGGCCCGCAATCCATGATCATGGCGTGATTTTGAATGCACGGCCCCGATTTCAGATATAAGATTCAACAATCCGGGGGATGTCGTGAGACCCGCGGCTCGTGCCGAACGTGAGTTGCAACGGTAGGAGAACATCATGAGACGACGCCGCGTATTGCAACTCGGGCTCAGCGGGATCACTGCGCTTGGCGCCGTTCCCCTCATCGGAGCGCAGAGGGCGACGGCTACTGATGGCGCCGAAACATTCGTCTACGTCTCGAACGCTGGCACCAAGGACATCTATGTCCTCGGCATGAACCGCGACACCGGTGAGCTCACCATGGTCGAGAAGGTGCCGGTGCCCGGCGCAGAGAAGACGTCGCTGGTCAGCTTGCCGATGGCGCTGGCCCCAAACAAGCGCTTCATTTACGCGCAACTGCGGAGTGAGCCGTATCCGGTGTCGACATTCTCCATCGACCACACCAGCGGGAAGCTTACCCATCTCGACGTGACGCCACTGGTCGATCAGATGGCCTACATCAACGTCGATAAGACTGGCAAACACCTGCTCGGCGCGTCCTATACCGCCGCCAAGGTCGCAGTCTATTCGATCGACGCGCGCTATACCGTCGAAGGCAAGGCGACCCAGATCATCGACACCAAACCGAAGGCGCACTGCGTCTTCGTTGACACCAGCAACAGGCATGTCTATGTGCCGGTGCTCGGGGCCGACTACGTCATGCAGTTCAAGTTCGATGCTAGGACCGGCATACTGACGCTCAATGATCCGCCCACAGTCGCCACCAAGGCCGGCGCCGGCCCGCGCCATTTCACCATCCACTCGAATGGCAAATGGGGTTATCTCATCACTGAGACGACCGCGACGATCGGCACATATTCGATCGAAAAGGACACCGGTACCCTTACCGAGGTGGCGTACGTCGACACCGGCGACTACAACCAAAAAGACTCGGCCTTCGCATCCGACATCCATATCACGCCGAATGGCAAATTCCTTTATGGCGCCGTCCGGACAACCAGCATGTTGCATGGGTACAAGATCGATCCCGAGAAGGGCACACTGACCGGGATTGGCAAATGGCCAACCGAGAAGACCCCGCGCGGGTTCAACATCGATGCGCGCGGCAAGTTCTTGCTGGCCGTGGGGATGGATTCAGCGAGCCTGACCGTCCATGCGATCGACCCGGACAGCGGCGAGCTGAAGAACGTCAAGCAATATCCGATGGGCAAGCAGCCGAACTGGGTTGAGATCGTCGATAGGATCGGCGACTAGCCGGCCCCTGCTCGAGTG
This portion of the Bradyrhizobium diazoefficiens genome encodes:
- a CDS encoding GNAT family N-acetyltransferase codes for the protein MSAPHLRPYADADEAAAIDLWHRTWQQAYPQIDFAARVDWWRERWRKELVPKAAIVVAEQDGAVTGFVTIDGDGYLDQLVVDPSHWGSDAASLLVGEAKRLSPSGVTLLVNKDNSRAIRFYERNGFAHEGSDVNPTSGRPVLKMAWRP
- a CDS encoding peptidoglycan -binding protein, with amino-acid sequence MALARGRRSEGAFNYWPGFVDALSTLVLSIVFLLSVFLVVQFFLSQEVTGKDKALEQLNAKIAQLNELLSLEKLGKLTLDDQVSQLKAGLASAESERDRIKGLYEGLAAAGNDAQGKTSELGKALDSEKAVSARALAQIEVLNQQISALRRQLAALEEALDASEKRDKESQSRIADLGSRLNVALAQRVQELSRYRSEFFGRLRAILGNRPDIRVVGDRFVFQSEVFFDTGQATLLPEGRAELDTVAAALIELDKKIPAEIAWVLRVDGHTDVRPVNGPNFKSNWDLSAARAISVVQYLISLGVPAQRLVAAGFGEFQPLDTANTEDAYKRNRRIELKLTER
- a CDS encoding flagellar motor protein MotA, which encodes MPSGASPRSTLDIEYTKLSSPSVFLVRMLVFLVLCTLVGVVLYKQIIQAFFANPGLNALIGAVLFIGIVLAFRQVIRLYPEVSWVNNFRIADPGLAPARHPKLLAPMAMILGGERTGRMSITQTTMRHLLDSIATRLDEARDISRYMTGLLVFLGLLGTFWGLIETVGSVGKVIDGLKVGGDAGALFDTLKEGLAAPLGGMGISFSSSLFGLAGSLILGFLDLQSSQAQNRFYTDLEDWLATTVREYGTGEVAAVASGGGGVASGELQAAVERLRSALDEGSASRGTTAAMASLAEAIQALVSHMRTEQQMIREWADGQGEQNREIRRLLERIARQPEKS
- a CDS encoding helix-turn-helix domain-containing protein; the encoded protein is MSVVSTIIGTAERVPRAADALGLTTSAVSRAISRLEARVGVRLLEHEALTVFDRRGTALL
- a CDS encoding efflux RND transporter periplasmic adaptor subunit, which codes for MSGLRARSACVAMMLAAFAPLLGACDESSSAVSATQPFEPDVSVVTVKPQARAIVRELPGRISPTRVAEVRPRVSGIVVERLFRQGSEVKAGDPLYRIDPRPFEVEVMANEAALAKADAALMQAQQQARRIATLTSQRAAPEAENEKTIAAELQAKAEVEGRKAELARAKLNLDYATVRAPIDGVVGAALVSEGALVMQNETNLATVQQLDPIYADFTQSVTELNQLRRAFESGDLDRIEADAVKVRLVLDDNTLYGLDGKLLFSDAKVDAHTGQVTLRGEFRNPKRELLPGMYVRVRLDQGLDSDAIAVPQQAVQRNGGGGSEVFVVKDDNRIAVQAVRTGSVQDGIWFVTDGLKAGDKVVVEGFQKFAAGDKVKPQSWSEAEASADNRHALKVTR
- a CDS encoding multidrug efflux RND transporter permease subunit — its product is MASFFIDRPIFAWVVALFICLIGAISVPLLPIAQYPIIAPPSISISTSYPGASPENLYNSVTRLIEEELNGASGILNFESTSDSLGQVEIIANFQPGTDTSAASVEVQNRIKRVEARLPRAVIQQGILIEEASSAVLQIITLNSTDGSLDEVGLGDFMIRNVLGEIRRIPGVGRATLYSTERSLRVWVDPAKLVGYGLTADDVNKAIAAQNAQVASGSIGAEPSTSSQRTSALVLVKGQLSSPDEFGAIILRANADGSTVRLRDVARVEVGGLSYQFNTRLNGKPTAGLSVLMSPTGNALATASAVEEKMKELSRFFPANISYEIPYNITPVVEASIKKVLTTLVEAVVLVFVVMFLFLQNIRYTIIPTIVVPVALLGACTTLLLAGYSINMLSMFGMVLAVGILVDDAIVVVENVERIMSEEGLPPKEATRKAMSQISGAIIGITLVLMAVFVPMAFFPGSVGIIYRQFSVTMVAAIGFSAFLALSLTPALCATILKPVAAGHGHAKRGVFGWFNRMLEGGKEGYSRTVGFSLKRTGRLMLVYVALLAGLSWAFVSLPGGFLPVDDQGFVTTDVQTPSDSSYPRTEAVIEKVEKYLAERPGVKDVTFLTGFSFSGQGMNTAQAFITLKGWSERGPKDSAAAIVNDINRDLSSSIRDAKISALQPPPIDNLGNSSGFSFRLQDRGQKGYPALMRAADQLIAQANASPVLQKVYIEGLPEAGVVNLIIDREKAGAFGVTFEDINNTISTDLGSNYINDFPNRGRMQRVVVQADARDRMRTEDILNYNVKNSRGQLVPFSSFATIEWARGPTQIAGFNYYPAVRISGEAKPGFTSGDAIAEMERLAGKLPRGFGYEWTGQSLQEKLSGSQAPFLLALSVFVVFLCLAALYESWTIPLAVLLTVPLGIVGAVIAAMLRGLPNDVYFTVGLITIIGLAAKDAILIIEFAKDLRKEGKPLVEATIEACRLRFRPILMTGLAFICGVLPMAIAHGAGGASQQSLGSVVMGGMIAVVILALLMVPVFFVSVQRVLAGDREKAKEKKAEMYGPPAPARAGH
- a CDS encoding AAA family ATPase, which translates into the protein MRLTDVAISNYRSIRQLSIPIHPLSVFVGENGVGKSNLYKSLSLLRDAATGRITRTIAEDGGLKSVCWSGPRKRGEDGRLRLSARFDRLRYSIELGFPGPLEAAFSGEPMIKTESIEATQGKRAVQLMERKNSLVSVRGESGAWSSHKDAVLPSETALAGFSDGKQCPEIDLIRNAMLGWRFYHDFRTDPASPIRKPCLAITTPSLSADGSDLAAALATLYTIREDASDIQEAIQDAFPGAELRAWEESGLCEFDLQLADMPRPFRAHELSDGTLKYICLLAVFMGYRLPPFIALNEPETSLHPSLLAPLARLIAKASRRADIWIVTHSEHLMDALRSESSVPLRRVIKPKGATTIEGLTIGGEYRDEESDEDDS